A stretch of DNA from Myxocyprinus asiaticus isolate MX2 ecotype Aquarium Trade chromosome 32, UBuf_Myxa_2, whole genome shotgun sequence:
TGGGCAACAATATCCCAGAAGGTCCGTAGTCCAAAAGGTGGAATTGCACATCTCTCAAGTTGAAACCAGGTATGTCAGTGAGAACAATGTGATTTTCCTTCTCTCCCTTGTTCATTGTGGACATTCCATGGTCAGATGTGATGATAATATTCAGTTGGTCACTGAGTCCATGTTTCTCAGCAGTTTCTCTTATATAGCCTACAGTTCTGTCCACTTTTTTGACTGCCTCACGTCGCTCAGGAGAATCAGGCCCATACTTATGCCCTGTCTCATCTGGGTCGCCAAAATATAAGGTGACAAAGTCCAAGTCTTGATCTTTAAACCATTCCCCCATCACCTTATCCACATTTTCCCTCCATGCAGTCTCATTAGTGTAGTCATAAACTTTTGGTTCTACATCCCTCACTTGGACTGTTTCTTTCTGGTAGGTGGCAGCAGTGCCAGGGAAGTGTAGGGATCCTGTTTTTAGACCCTAAGAAAGGCCACATAAAGTAGTTGGTTTAGTGTTTTATGTAATAGAAATGTAACAAACAGGATGTTTAAGCAATATTTTAGTGTTTGTATCAGTTTTATATTCCAGCAAAGTGTAGTACTTGACCATTAGGAGTTAACTACTTACTGTAAGTGCTTAAGATTTTGGTAGATGTCATAAGCTGGTGAACAGCATGGCCACCAACTAGAaccaccaaaccagcactaacctcatgctggtctaagttattatttttattatttttattattattattattattattattattattattattattattgtcagcAAGATAAGCACTGAAATTTCAATTACAAACTTTACACTTAAATTTTAAACTTCAGAGATTTCAAAGATTTCTGCAGATGTTTTGTTCGAGCTGTTAACTGCTTATAGGGTTCAAGATGTACCTGTCTTTGAGCTGTGATCCAGATGGGTAGACTACCATTATCCCAGTActcatccacaaactgtgtcaTGTAGTACTCTTTTCTCTGAAGTGTGGTTGTGTTAAACCACACATTATGAATGACTCCATGGTTTTCAATGTaccttcctaaaaaaaaaaaaaaaaaagaagaacaaaatgGCATTATTTCCTTTATCATAATGTAAAATGTTCTccctaaaatgttttaaatgattaaccaataattgcttttttaattacatctgtagttacactgttaacctcatcccttaccctaaccctagtCCTAAACCTAACTGTACCTCAACCTCCGTAGCAGCATCTTGTGAGAATaaagcagaacaacatgtagcaTTGTATTGtatctattttaatattataCCATAGCAGTTAaagacaattaaaataaagtgggaccaaatgtTTATACCAATATTTTTTTAGGGTCGCCATTGATTAATTTCTTACTACTTAttataaagaaaatgtattgcAAACATACAATTACTTTGTTAATATGAATTGCTGGTATCTCTTTCTTCTTACCAGTTAACAGGGTGAAGTGTGTAGGACTGGTGATGGTCAAGTAGGGTGGGGTGACGTATGCTGCCTTGACTCCTTCTTTAGCCATTTTGTCTAGATTTGGGGTGTCCACATCTTGGTCATAGTCCCATCTGAACCCATCAAAGCTGATCAGTAGTAGTTTGTTTCTTCCAGTGGTGCAGTGATCTCTGGCTGGTGCAGAGAGAGCCGCAGGTAAAATAAGCAGACCCAGTACCAATAACATGACTGGTATAGACTTAATATTAAATGCCAATGTTTCAATTTATATTATAAGCAGTGAGCTATAAATCTTAGGTAATAGCTGAGTAATTGCTGTTACCCTGTAACTTCTGATAAGGCTGCAGGATAAGATTACACAAGCATGTAATCTATCGCATAAACCTCAATGATAATGtgaacttaaagagatagttcactgaaaaatttaaattctgccataatttacttacctttatgTTTTCCCAaacatgtataactttcttccttggaacacaaatggagtggagatgttaggcagaatgttacgctcattcaccatttactttcagtgcatctttttcccatacaatgaaagtgaatggtgactgaggctaagatTCGGCCTAATATCTCCATTTGTATTCCATAggagaaagtcatttgggtttggaacaagacgaaGATGacttaatgatgacagaatgtttttttttttttttttttttttttgagtgaaccatGTCTTTTATGTATGCATAAGCATTgcaaaagacataaaaaatagGGATGTAAATGGTTAACCGACTGACCGGCATTAACAATTTGTTCGACTAATACTATCAGTTAAAAATTAAAcgagaggttaaatgaagaaacaACAGAGAGGTAATTTGATGGGATAACCACACAGGGCATGTTATGCACACATGAGGGTGCTGTTAACATGTAAACCACTGTCTTCCTCTCAGTCTGATAGACAAGGAAATATGAAGCGTGTAACATGCGTTTGGACCATTTCGTCCGTGAAAATGACGTAAACTATTAGGATTTCCCAGCAGCATACATTGTGGGTAGGCCAAGACTGTTTTTACTCTTCCATTATACTATTAAAGTTATCACCTCATAGGCTCATTTGGCACGCAAGTGATCCATTCAAAATTAGTTTGTTACGAAATATAAGTAGGAAAGTTTATTCATTCAGATGTTGATGTAATAACTATTGTTAAATATGCACATGTGTCATGTGAGCCTGTTTTGTTTCAGCCAGTATAAAGCTTTGTCATGCCTGTTTGGTCACTTtagtttgattcatggcttatcgGTGAACCGGTTAATAACCAGTTAAAACTTGTGGTTAGTCGGttaaaaatatttgccaaaatttgcATCCCTAATACAAAAGAGTCTGTCGAAGGCTGAGGCCGTTAGACCAGAAATGACTGTCAGGCAAAAAGCAAGATTGTTAACAAAACTGTATCTGTATAAACCAAGTTCATTGTTGTGTTACAGGTGAAATGTACATgaaggggcaccaaaagcaagttgtaaattgagtttcagctgaacaggctgtaatacagCATAGAGGAATGCATACTGCATAAACTGTATCCCCCTACCCAACCCCCAAACCTtaacttaaccatcagtggagtaaaaatgtaatgctggagagaaaaaaatgaaaccTCCAAAttgcgctcgtcactgattatgtatACTCGATTACTTCTCGCCTGCTGACGCAACGTGCTTCCGGTCATGctacaggggaaggtaaacacgctggagccgatgcaaaaatgtctgataggagatgctgtgtgtcggcataatgtggctgatcctatcggactggaactctcagaatcaacatgctgacttcccgtgtgatcatgtttgtCATAACACTCTCATTGCCT
This window harbors:
- the LOC127423215 gene encoding ectonucleotide pyrophosphatase/phosphodiesterase family member 7-like, translated to MLLVLGLLILPAALSAPARDHCTTGRNKLLLISFDGFRWDYDQDVDTPNLDKMAKEGVKAAYVTPPYLTITSPTHFTLLTGRYIENHGVIHNVWFNTTTLQRKEYYMTQFVDEYWDNGSLPIWITAQRQGLKTGSLHFPGTAATYQKETVQVRDVEPKVYDYTNETAWRENVDKVMGEWFKDQDLDFVTLYFGDPDETGHKYGPDSPERREAVKKVDRTVGYIRETAEKHGLSDQLNIIITSDHGMSTMNKGEKENHIVLTDIPGFNLRDVQFHLLDYGPSGILLPKDGMIDKVYQALKGGNPNLHVYKKNDMPARLHYGNHPRILPIILYADPGYVINGFYPFLSNKGEHGYDNNVMDMKPFFRAVGPDFHNNLLVGPFETVNVYPLMCHLLGIKPEINDGSLDNTRHMLISSGASCDSRDAPESILHNVFIGLAAVAGFLLLVFVLVTSYNVYKSKSSLVYNSSTHGR